One genomic region from Methanorbis furvi encodes:
- the thrS gene encoding threonine--tRNA ligase, whose translation MKVIYNDGKTGECPKEEELHVIRHTAAHVLAQAVKRLYPHASFAYGPATEKGFYYDVDLGDTKLSDADLPAIEKEMQEIVKANLPVKPFILNRADALKLMEERNEPYKVEHIADLDENEPLSFYEQGEYIDMCVGPHLTYTKTLKAFKLTGLSGAYWKNDSKNKMLTRINGTAFATSKELEDYLKLLEEAERRDHRKIGKDMKLFMFEDVGPGFPFFLPNGMIVKNALIEYWRELHVANGYQEISTPLIMNRHLWETSGHWDHYQANMYTTIIDEEEFCVKPMNCPGALMVYANEPHSYRELPMRLAELGIVHRHELKGTLHGLFRVRSFTQDDAHIFMRKDQIADEISSVVSLIDQVYSKFGFEYFLELSTRPEDSMGSDEDWEAATNGLVDALNKLNLTYTINEGDGAFYGPKIDFHLRDCIGRTWQCGTIQLDFQMPINFNLSYVDENDERPRPIMIHRVCFGSIERFIGILTEHFAGKFPVWLAPMQAKVLLVSKKSEEYASEVYQMLKDAKIRCELDNRNEKIGYMIRQAQYTERVPYMIIIGEKELETKTISIRTRDSNTVSMTLEEFLTKITAEIKNRD comes from the coding sequence ATGAAAGTAATTTACAACGACGGAAAAACAGGAGAGTGCCCAAAAGAAGAGGAGCTGCACGTAATACGCCACACAGCAGCCCACGTACTTGCCCAGGCAGTGAAACGTCTGTACCCCCATGCATCCTTCGCCTACGGACCGGCAACCGAGAAAGGATTTTACTATGATGTCGATCTGGGAGACACAAAACTTTCCGACGCAGACCTCCCTGCAATCGAAAAGGAGATGCAGGAGATCGTCAAGGCAAACCTGCCGGTAAAACCGTTCATCCTCAATCGTGCGGACGCATTAAAACTCATGGAAGAGCGCAATGAACCGTACAAGGTTGAGCACATTGCAGACCTTGACGAAAATGAGCCGCTGAGTTTCTATGAACAGGGCGAATACATCGATATGTGTGTGGGCCCGCACCTCACCTACACCAAGACCCTGAAGGCCTTCAAACTCACCGGCCTCTCCGGCGCGTACTGGAAGAACGACAGCAAAAACAAGATGCTGACGAGAATCAACGGAACCGCCTTTGCAACTTCAAAAGAGCTGGAAGATTATCTGAAGCTTCTCGAAGAGGCCGAGCGCCGCGACCACCGCAAGATCGGAAAAGACATGAAACTGTTCATGTTCGAGGATGTTGGTCCGGGATTCCCGTTCTTCCTGCCAAACGGCATGATCGTCAAGAATGCCCTCATCGAGTACTGGCGCGAACTCCACGTGGCAAACGGGTATCAGGAGATCTCGACACCACTGATCATGAACCGCCATCTCTGGGAAACGAGCGGCCACTGGGATCACTACCAGGCAAACATGTACACGACCATAATCGACGAGGAGGAGTTCTGCGTCAAACCGATGAACTGCCCGGGTGCCCTCATGGTGTATGCCAACGAGCCGCACAGCTACCGCGAGCTTCCGATGCGTCTTGCAGAGCTCGGCATTGTTCACCGCCACGAGCTGAAAGGAACACTGCATGGTCTGTTCCGCGTCCGCAGCTTTACGCAGGACGACGCTCACATCTTCATGCGAAAAGATCAGATCGCTGACGAAATTTCATCAGTGGTCAGTTTGATTGATCAGGTCTACTCCAAGTTCGGATTCGAGTACTTCCTGGAACTTTCAACCCGGCCCGAGGACAGCATGGGAAGCGACGAGGACTGGGAGGCGGCAACGAACGGTCTGGTAGACGCCTTAAACAAGCTGAACCTCACCTACACAATCAATGAGGGAGATGGTGCATTCTACGGACCGAAGATCGATTTCCATCTCCGTGACTGCATCGGGCGTACCTGGCAGTGCGGAACGATCCAGCTTGACTTCCAGATGCCGATCAACTTCAACCTCTCCTACGTTGATGAGAACGATGAGCGGCCGCGGCCGATTATGATCCACCGCGTCTGTTTTGGATCAATCGAGCGATTCATTGGTATCCTGACCGAACACTTCGCCGGCAAGTTCCCGGTCTGGCTCGCACCGATGCAGGCAAAGGTTCTGCTGGTTTCCAAGAAGAGCGAGGAGTACGCATCCGAGGTGTATCAGATGCTAAAAGATGCGAAGATTCGCTGCGAGCTTGACAACCGCAATGAAAAGATTGGCTATATGATCCGGCAGGCCCAGTACACTGAGAGAGTTCCGTACATGATCATCATCGGCGAGAAGGAGTTGGAGACGAAGACGATCTCGATTCGTACCCGCGACAGCAACACGGTCTCGATGACGCTGGAAGAGTTCCTGACAAAGATCACTGCTGAGATCAAGAACAGGGATTAA